One genomic window of Acidimicrobiales bacterium includes the following:
- a CDS encoding NAD-dependent epimerase/dehydratase family protein, with amino-acid sequence MRALVTGGAGFIGSNLVDRLLAEGHAVDVIDDLSTGSLANLSDARSDPSVEFTFQRLDIRAEAVADVIERRRPEVIFHLAAQADVRVSVERPTFDAEVNILGTLNVLEGARRAGARKVVFAASGGTLYGDVDAADLPVRESHPQQPVSPYGVSKKAAVDYLAAYRELHEVEFTALALANVYGPRQDPHGEAGVVAIFAGRLLSGEACTIFGEGTQTRDFVYVDDVVDAFARAAERGGGLTVNIGNGVETSVNQLYATMASLMGIADAPAYAPGRPGEIERSALDPGRAAIHLGWKPWTSLRDGCDAVLRWFEERRGG; translated from the coding sequence ATGCGGGCGCTCGTCACCGGGGGAGCGGGGTTCATCGGCTCCAACCTGGTCGACCGGTTGCTGGCCGAAGGCCACGCCGTCGACGTCATCGACGACCTGTCGACGGGCTCGTTGGCCAATCTGTCCGATGCCCGCTCGGATCCGTCGGTCGAGTTCACCTTCCAACGGCTCGACATCCGGGCCGAGGCAGTGGCCGACGTCATCGAGCGCCGCCGTCCCGAAGTGATCTTCCACCTGGCCGCCCAAGCCGACGTGCGGGTGTCGGTGGAACGGCCGACCTTCGACGCCGAGGTCAACATCCTCGGCACCCTTAACGTGCTCGAAGGGGCGCGTCGGGCGGGCGCCCGCAAGGTGGTGTTCGCGGCCAGCGGCGGCACGCTCTACGGCGATGTCGACGCCGCCGACCTGCCGGTGCGCGAGTCGCACCCGCAGCAGCCGGTGTCGCCCTACGGGGTGTCGAAGAAGGCGGCCGTCGACTACCTGGCGGCCTATCGCGAACTGCACGAGGTGGAGTTCACCGCGCTGGCCCTGGCCAACGTCTACGGGCCGCGGCAAGACCCACACGGCGAAGCGGGCGTGGTCGCCATCTTCGCGGGCCGCCTGCTGTCGGGGGAGGCGTGCACGATCTTCGGCGAGGGCACCCAGACCCGCGACTTCGTGTACGTCGACGACGTGGTCGACGCCTTTGCGCGGGCTGCCGAGCGGGGCGGGGGGCTGACCGTCAACATCGGCAACGGGGTGGAGACGTCGGTGAACCAGCTCTACGCCACCATGGCGTCGCTCATGGGCATCGCCGACGCGCCGGCCTACGCCCCGGGCAGGCCCGGCGAGATCGAGCGCTCCGCCCTCGACCCCGGCCGGGCTG